In the genome of Actinomadura graeca, one region contains:
- a CDS encoding M16 family metallopeptidase, protein MTLPARAQEPGTTTTIHTEGAGAVRRTVLPGGLRVITETMPTVRSAAFGIWSGVGSRDEAVPDAGASHYLEHVLFKGTRTRSALEISAAVDAVGGDLNAFTAKEYTCYYARVLDSDLPLAVDIVSDMVAESVNRPEDVEAERGVILEEIHMRDDDPGDLIHDEFAIALYGDTPLGRPILGTVDSINALSRERIHGYYREHYVPSNLVVSVAGNIDHDEVVRLVSRAFAGHLTGDAAPAAPRLNGAPAPVDPRTRVIDKDTEQAHIVLGAAGVSRTDERRFALGVLNAALGGGMSSRLFQEVREKRGLAYSVYSYTAQYADSGIFGVYAGCQPGKVEEVLSICRDEVGKVVGESLTEEELERGKGQLRGAMVLGLEDTGSRMSRIGKSELVYESLLPVEEVLARIEAVTLDDVRAIARDVLDAPQALTVIGPVGDRDFSA, encoded by the coding sequence TTGACCCTTCCGGCGCGGGCGCAGGAGCCCGGCACCACCACCACGATCCACACCGAGGGTGCCGGGGCGGTCCGCCGCACCGTCCTGCCCGGCGGGCTGCGCGTGATCACCGAGACGATGCCGACCGTGCGGTCCGCGGCGTTCGGCATCTGGTCGGGCGTCGGCTCCCGCGACGAGGCCGTCCCCGACGCGGGCGCCAGCCACTACCTGGAGCACGTCCTGTTCAAGGGCACCAGGACCCGGTCGGCGCTGGAGATCTCCGCGGCGGTCGACGCGGTCGGCGGCGACCTCAACGCGTTCACCGCCAAGGAGTACACCTGCTACTACGCGCGGGTGCTGGACTCCGACCTCCCCCTCGCCGTGGACATCGTGTCCGACATGGTGGCGGAGTCGGTGAACCGCCCCGAGGACGTCGAGGCCGAGCGCGGGGTGATCCTCGAAGAGATCCACATGCGCGACGACGACCCCGGCGACCTCATCCACGACGAGTTCGCCATCGCGCTGTACGGGGACACGCCGCTCGGCCGTCCCATCCTCGGCACCGTCGACTCGATCAACGCGCTGTCACGCGAGCGGATCCACGGCTACTACCGCGAGCACTACGTCCCGTCCAACCTCGTGGTGTCGGTCGCGGGCAACATCGACCACGACGAGGTCGTCCGGCTGGTGTCGCGCGCGTTCGCCGGGCACCTCACCGGTGACGCCGCTCCGGCCGCGCCGCGGCTGAACGGCGCGCCCGCGCCCGTCGACCCCCGCACCCGGGTGATCGACAAGGACACCGAGCAGGCGCACATCGTGCTCGGCGCCGCGGGGGTGAGCCGTACCGACGAGCGGCGCTTCGCGCTCGGCGTGCTGAACGCGGCGCTCGGCGGCGGCATGTCGTCCCGCCTCTTCCAGGAGGTGCGGGAGAAGCGCGGCCTCGCCTACTCCGTCTACAGCTACACCGCGCAGTACGCCGACTCCGGGATCTTCGGGGTGTACGCGGGCTGCCAGCCCGGCAAGGTCGAGGAGGTCCTGTCGATCTGCCGGGACGAGGTCGGCAAGGTCGTCGGGGAGAGCCTCACCGAGGAGGAGCTGGAGCGCGGGAAGGGCCAGCTGCGCGGCGCGATGGTCCTCGGCCTGGAGGACACCGGCTCCCGGATGAGCCGCATCGGCAAGAGCGAGCTGGTGTACGAGTCGCTGCTGCCGGTCGAGGAGGTCCTCGCGCGCATCGAGGCGGTCACGCTCGACGACGTCCGGGCCATCGCCCGTGACGTGCTGGACGCGCCCCAGGCCCTGACGGTCATCGGCCCGGTCGGCGACCGCGACTTCTCCGCCTGA
- a CDS encoding class II histone deacetylase translates to MATGWVCHERYFWHDTGTAPLGASADHLEPLRHPDHPGTKRRFRNLVEVSGLLDALVPLKPRPATEDELLRVHTEAHVTRMRELSESGGGDAGDGGSPFGRGSYEIAALAAGGVITAVDAVLSGTVSNAYALVRPPGHHALPDRGMGFCMFGNIAVAAEHARSRGVGRIAVVDWDVHHGNGTQAIFEADPGVLAVSLHQDGLFPEAAGAVTERGIGAGEGFTVNVPLPAGSGSGAYLDAFDRVVEPAVRAFRPDLVFVASGFDASAFDPLARMSLHSDAYRWLTSRVLSLGAPVVVAHEGGYSPEYVPFCGLAVVETLSGVRTPVTDPFLGSLLTVPGQDLAAHQREAVDRAAAALDPEAVRPRP, encoded by the coding sequence ATGGCGACGGGGTGGGTGTGCCACGAGCGGTACTTCTGGCACGACACCGGGACCGCGCCCCTCGGCGCGTCCGCCGATCACCTGGAGCCGCTGCGGCACCCCGACCACCCCGGCACCAAGCGGCGGTTCCGCAACCTGGTCGAGGTGAGCGGGCTGCTGGACGCGCTGGTGCCGCTGAAGCCGCGTCCGGCGACCGAGGACGAGCTGCTGCGCGTCCACACCGAGGCGCACGTGACCCGGATGCGGGAACTGTCGGAGTCCGGTGGCGGTGACGCCGGAGACGGTGGCTCGCCGTTCGGCCGCGGCTCCTACGAGATCGCGGCGCTCGCCGCAGGCGGTGTGATCACCGCGGTCGACGCCGTCCTGTCCGGGACGGTCTCCAACGCCTACGCCCTCGTCCGCCCGCCGGGGCACCACGCCCTGCCGGACAGGGGCATGGGATTCTGCATGTTCGGCAACATCGCCGTCGCCGCCGAGCACGCCCGCTCGCGCGGGGTGGGGCGGATCGCCGTCGTCGACTGGGACGTCCACCACGGCAACGGAACCCAGGCGATCTTCGAGGCGGACCCGGGGGTGCTCGCGGTCTCGCTGCACCAGGACGGGCTGTTCCCCGAGGCCGCCGGTGCCGTCACCGAGCGCGGCATCGGCGCGGGGGAGGGGTTCACGGTGAACGTCCCCCTCCCGGCGGGCTCGGGCTCGGGCGCGTACCTGGACGCGTTCGACCGTGTCGTCGAGCCCGCCGTCCGGGCGTTCCGGCCCGATCTGGTCTTCGTCGCCTCCGGCTTCGACGCGAGCGCGTTCGACCCGCTCGCCCGGATGTCGCTGCACTCCGACGCGTACCGGTGGCTGACCTCCCGCGTCCTGTCCCTGGGCGCCCCGGTCGTCGTCGCCCACGAGGGCGGCTACTCCCCGGAGTACGTCCCCTTCTGCGGCCTCGCCGTCGTCGAGACCCTCTCCGGCGTCCGCACCCCCGTCACCGACCCTTTCCTGGGCTCCCTGCTGACCGTCCCCGGCCAGGACCTCGCCGCCCACCAGCGGGAAGCGGTGGACCGCGCCGCCGCGGCCCTCGACCCGGAGGCCGTTAGACCGCGCCCATGA
- a CDS encoding phage holin family protein yields the protein MIGYRPQVKILIRIVISAVALWVAQAVVDGIDLTAGSTGERALTLLAVGAIFGVVNAVLKPVIKVLGCAFYILTLGLFALLVNAALLMLTSWIAEKLDLPFHVDWFWPAFWGAIIIGVVSWLLNLFVGGDRVGDDAPDR from the coding sequence ATGATCGGGTATCGGCCCCAGGTGAAGATCCTTATCAGAATCGTGATCTCCGCGGTGGCGCTGTGGGTGGCGCAGGCGGTGGTGGACGGCATCGACCTCACCGCCGGGAGCACCGGCGAGCGGGCGCTGACCCTCCTCGCGGTCGGGGCCATCTTCGGTGTCGTCAACGCCGTGCTCAAACCGGTCATCAAGGTGCTCGGCTGCGCCTTCTACATCCTCACGCTCGGCCTGTTCGCCCTGCTGGTGAACGCGGCGCTGCTCATGCTGACGAGCTGGATCGCGGAGAAGCTGGACCTGCCCTTCCACGTGGACTGGTTCTGGCCCGCGTTCTGGGGCGCGATCATCATCGGCGTCGTCAGCTGGCTGCTCAACCTGTTCGTGGGCGGGGACCGCGTCGGGGACGACGCCCCCGACCGGTAG
- the dapB gene encoding 4-hydroxy-tetrahydrodipicolinate reductase, with amino-acid sequence MIKVGVLGARGRMGGEVCRAVEGADDLELAAAVDEGDALDALTAADVVVDFTHPGVVMDNLQWCVKNGLHAVVGTTGFDASRLDTVRSWLTDAPGNVIIAPNFGVGAVLMMHFAQKAAPFFESVEIVETHHPNKADAPSGTAHRTAELIAAARAEAGVAPSPDATTSGLHGARGSDVDGVHVHAVRLAGAVAHQEVLLGGHGEIFTMRHDSMNRASFMPGVLLAVREVAGRPDRLTLGIESLLGL; translated from the coding sequence GTGATCAAGGTTGGGGTGCTGGGCGCACGGGGCCGCATGGGGGGCGAGGTGTGCCGGGCCGTGGAGGGCGCGGACGACCTTGAGCTCGCCGCCGCCGTCGACGAGGGCGACGCGCTCGACGCCCTCACCGCGGCGGACGTCGTCGTCGACTTCACCCACCCGGGCGTCGTCATGGACAACCTCCAGTGGTGCGTCAAGAACGGCCTCCACGCCGTCGTCGGCACCACCGGCTTCGACGCCTCCCGCCTCGACACCGTCCGCTCCTGGCTCACCGACGCGCCGGGCAACGTCATCATCGCGCCCAACTTCGGCGTCGGCGCCGTCCTGATGATGCACTTCGCGCAGAAGGCCGCACCGTTCTTCGAGTCCGTCGAGATCGTCGAGACGCACCACCCGAACAAGGCCGACGCGCCGTCCGGCACCGCCCACCGCACCGCCGAGCTGATCGCCGCCGCCCGCGCGGAGGCGGGGGTCGCGCCCTCGCCCGACGCCACCACCTCCGGCCTCCACGGCGCCCGCGGATCGGACGTGGACGGCGTGCACGTCCACGCCGTGCGCCTCGCCGGCGCGGTCGCCCACCAGGAGGTCCTCCTCGGCGGCCACGGCGAGATCTTCACCATGCGCCACGACTCGATGAACCGCGCGTCCTTCATGCCGGGGGTGCTGCTCGCCGTCCGTGAGGTCGCCGGACGTCCCGACCGCCTCACCCTCGGCATCGAGTCGCTCCTCGGCCTGTGA
- a CDS encoding transglutaminase-like domain-containing protein, protein MTDPRPAMDFAADPWDYLGASEAIDIEHPLVQSTAARLRTGDDIAYARSAFEYVRDHIAHSLDATAWRASDALAQGTGLCFAKAHAYVALLRAGGVQAGLCYQRFDVLHGLTAILVDDRWVRLDPRGTDLAFSASEDRLAYPDTPILPTVHAVPPPAVLDALKSATLPTTLG, encoded by the coding sequence GTGACGGACCCTCGGCCCGCGATGGACTTCGCCGCCGACCCGTGGGACTACCTCGGGGCGTCCGAGGCGATCGACATCGAGCATCCGCTCGTCCAGTCGACCGCCGCGCGGCTCCGCACCGGCGACGACATCGCCTACGCCCGGTCGGCGTTCGAGTATGTCCGCGACCACATCGCCCATTCCCTCGACGCGACGGCGTGGCGGGCGTCCGACGCGCTCGCGCAGGGCACCGGCCTCTGCTTCGCCAAGGCCCACGCCTACGTCGCGCTGCTCCGCGCCGGAGGCGTCCAGGCGGGCCTGTGCTACCAGCGGTTCGACGTCCTGCACGGCCTCACCGCCATCCTCGTCGACGACCGGTGGGTCCGCCTCGACCCGCGAGGCACCGACCTGGCCTTCTCCGCCTCGGAGGACCGCCTCGCCTACCCGGACACGCCCATCCTGCCCACGGTCCACGCCGTCCCGCCGCCCGCCGTCCTGGACGCGCTGAAATCCGCCACCCTCCCCACCACCCTCGGCTGA
- the sigJ gene encoding RNA polymerase sigma factor SigJ — translation MDERDFLAERFEAHRGHLKAVAYRMLGSLAEADDAVQEAWLRLSRTDADAVENLGGWLTTVVGRVCLDMLRSRTSRRETVLDERLPDPVISPADGVDPEQRALLADSVGLALLVVLQSLGPAERLAFVLHDMFAVPFEEIAPIVGRSPAAARQLASRARRRVRGSVPVPERDLSRQRQVVDAFLAAARGGDFEALVAVLDPDVVLRADQGAVPGGGWTEIHGAEAVAGQALLFRRAAFDARPALVNGTAGTVNIAGGRPQSVLSFTIADDRVVAIDILADPGRLDGLDLTNLR, via the coding sequence ATGGACGAGCGGGACTTTCTGGCGGAGCGGTTCGAGGCGCACCGGGGGCATCTGAAGGCCGTCGCGTACCGGATGCTGGGTTCGCTGGCCGAGGCGGACGACGCCGTGCAGGAGGCGTGGCTGAGGCTCAGCCGGACCGACGCCGACGCGGTCGAGAACCTGGGCGGGTGGCTGACCACGGTCGTCGGGCGGGTCTGCCTGGACATGCTCCGCTCGCGCACCTCCCGCCGTGAGACCGTGCTGGACGAGCGGCTTCCCGACCCGGTGATCAGTCCCGCGGACGGGGTCGACCCGGAGCAGCGGGCGCTGCTGGCGGACTCGGTCGGGCTCGCGCTCCTGGTCGTGCTGCAGTCCCTCGGGCCCGCCGAGCGGCTGGCGTTCGTCCTGCACGACATGTTCGCGGTGCCGTTCGAGGAGATCGCGCCGATCGTGGGACGGTCCCCCGCCGCGGCCCGGCAGCTGGCCAGCAGGGCCCGGCGGCGGGTGCGGGGCTCGGTGCCGGTGCCCGAGCGCGACCTCTCGCGCCAGCGGCAGGTCGTGGACGCGTTCCTCGCCGCCGCCCGCGGCGGCGACTTCGAGGCGCTCGTCGCGGTCCTCGACCCGGACGTGGTGCTGCGCGCGGACCAGGGCGCCGTCCCCGGGGGCGGCTGGACGGAGATCCACGGCGCGGAGGCCGTGGCGGGGCAGGCGCTCCTGTTCCGGCGGGCCGCGTTCGACGCGCGGCCGGCGCTGGTCAACGGCACGGCCGGGACGGTCAACATCGCCGGTGGGCGGCCGCAGTCGGTGCTGTCCTTCACGATCGCGGACGACCGGGTCGTGGCGATCGACATCCTCGCCGACCCCGGCCGGCTCGACGGCCTCGACCTCACGAACCTCCGCTGA
- a CDS encoding Uma2 family endonuclease, with amino-acid sequence MSIVATSHHYRELPDTPYNLWMRDELADLLELPHDGTRAEIIDGEIVVSPGPDIAHNFIVQDIWHAFSAARVVDASFPWRCVATQDVNLSEIHDGYIPDLCFLRQETAAGIRRAQIKKALPEHLGLVLEVTSPTNASDDRLPGKRRAKPTKWNGYARACIPYYLLVDRDPEVAQVTLYSEPEFAVWEYKESTSWAFGETIALPEPFALEIPTDEWEPWLRHGF; translated from the coding sequence GTGAGCATCGTCGCCACCAGTCACCATTATCGCGAGCTCCCCGATACCCCCTACAACCTCTGGATGCGGGACGAACTCGCCGACCTGCTGGAGCTTCCCCACGACGGCACCCGAGCCGAAATCATCGATGGGGAGATCGTCGTGTCGCCAGGGCCGGACATCGCCCACAACTTCATCGTCCAGGACATCTGGCACGCCTTCTCGGCGGCTCGTGTCGTGGACGCGTCGTTCCCATGGCGCTGCGTCGCCACCCAGGATGTGAACCTCAGCGAGATCCACGATGGCTACATCCCGGACCTCTGCTTCCTTCGCCAGGAGACCGCCGCCGGCATCCGGCGGGCACAGATCAAAAAGGCCCTCCCGGAACACCTCGGCCTCGTGCTGGAGGTCACCTCCCCGACCAACGCCTCCGACGATCGCCTGCCGGGGAAGCGGCGGGCGAAGCCGACCAAGTGGAACGGGTACGCGCGGGCGTGCATCCCCTACTACCTCCTGGTCGACCGTGACCCGGAGGTCGCGCAGGTGACCCTGTACAGCGAACCCGAGTTCGCCGTCTGGGAGTACAAGGAGTCGACGAGCTGGGCGTTCGGGGAGACCATCGCCCTGCCTGAGCCCTTCGCCCTGGAGATCCCCACGGACGAGTGGGAGCCCTGGCTGCGCCACGGTTTCTGA
- a CDS encoding SCO6745 family protein codes for MGRDHADGPVARRMWTVLEPLHAVTYFSPECLEASKDVGLRGFWMGYFGSRGAPLGAVGPGVIEATFFGFHPERVRRAVPDAWTFASPDGILRARGRAAAKALRRIAPGIEDVAPDVVGPLRTVVEAADGAGRALFAANRDLDVPDEPVEALWQLATSLREHRGDGHVAVLTSEGLSGLQANVLAAAAGNVPAQWLRESRGWSHNDWDHAVTALADRGLVDGDGITADGRALKEEIERRTDALAEPPFRALDDPEALHRALVPFTRSVAERGDMPFPNPIGVPRPD; via the coding sequence GTGGGACGAGATCACGCGGACGGGCCGGTCGCGCGGCGTATGTGGACGGTGCTGGAGCCGCTGCACGCGGTGACCTACTTCTCGCCCGAGTGCCTTGAGGCGAGCAAGGACGTCGGCCTCAGGGGCTTCTGGATGGGGTATTTCGGAAGCCGGGGCGCGCCGCTCGGCGCGGTGGGGCCCGGGGTGATCGAGGCGACGTTCTTCGGGTTCCATCCGGAGCGGGTACGGCGTGCCGTGCCGGACGCGTGGACGTTCGCGTCGCCGGACGGCATCCTGCGGGCGCGGGGCCGCGCCGCGGCGAAGGCGCTGCGGCGGATCGCGCCGGGCATCGAGGACGTGGCGCCGGACGTGGTCGGGCCGCTGCGGACGGTCGTCGAGGCGGCGGACGGGGCCGGGCGTGCGCTGTTCGCGGCCAACCGGGACCTTGACGTGCCGGACGAGCCCGTGGAGGCGCTCTGGCAGCTGGCGACGTCGCTGCGGGAGCACCGGGGCGACGGGCACGTGGCGGTGCTGACGTCCGAGGGGCTCAGCGGGTTGCAGGCCAACGTCCTGGCCGCTGCGGCGGGGAACGTTCCGGCGCAATGGCTGCGGGAGAGCCGCGGCTGGTCACACAACGACTGGGACCACGCCGTCACCGCGCTCGCTGACCGGGGCCTCGTGGACGGCGACGGGATCACCGCGGACGGCCGGGCCCTCAAGGAGGAGATCGAGCGGCGCACGGATGCCCTCGCCGAGCCGCCCTTCCGGGCACTGGACGACCCCGAGGCCCTCCACCGGGCGCTCGTGCCGTTCACCAGGTCCGTCGCGGAGAGGGGCGACATGCCCTTCCCCAATCCGATCGGCGTGCCCCGGCCGGACTGA
- the ftsH gene encoding ATP-dependent zinc metalloprotease FtsH, with amino-acid sequence MPSKRPAPQPSEARARRAGPGEPDRRQSVPPRNDPDQPWRAEGVPERRPRRRVPGLGGGWRPGRNTSLFWLLLLVVFGLSYASMHITGKQEKVTVPYTAFTQQVSAGNVKDVYTKGYQIQGKLRSAQQVPGQGDAKKTYTAFETLRPAFADDKIYTEMVAKGVQVEAKPVNEDRGLLANLMLSLLPTLLFVGLWIGVMVWLQRRMAGGGGGGIMGGFGRSPKPVRPDEKRATFADVAGIDEVEAELSEIVGFLKDPGKYRRMGARVPRGVLLTGPPGTGKTLLARAVAGEADVPFYSAAASEFIEMVVGVGAARVRELFTEARKTAPSIIFIDEIDTIGRTRGSGASMGGHDEREQTLNQILTEMDGFSGSEGVVVIAATNRPDILDAALMRPGRFDRQVAVSPPDLEGRIAILRVHTREVPLAADADITAVAKMTPGMTGAELANLVNEAALLAVKREKGAVDMADFHSALEKVQLGTRRSVVMPYEERRRTSYHESGHGLLGMLQPGADPVRKITIVPHGRALGVTVSTPEGDRYAYDERYLRGRIIGALGGMAAEELVFGVITTGSESDLEQVTKIARGMVGRWGMSQRVGPLSILPPDGMDPMGQYAAQGTLDAVDLEARRIVDECYSEALDTLRAHRDKLDSLAGVLLEQETLDEEAAYAAAGIVRTVPVDISKVPG; translated from the coding sequence GTGCCGTCCAAGCGACCCGCGCCGCAGCCGAGCGAGGCGAGGGCGCGCCGTGCAGGTCCCGGCGAGCCCGACAGACGCCAGTCGGTGCCGCCCCGCAACGATCCCGACCAGCCGTGGCGCGCCGAAGGGGTGCCCGAGCGGCGCCCGCGGCGGCGGGTGCCCGGCCTCGGCGGCGGCTGGAGGCCCGGCCGCAACACCTCCCTGTTCTGGCTGCTCCTGCTGGTCGTCTTCGGGCTCAGCTACGCCTCGATGCACATCACCGGCAAGCAGGAGAAGGTGACCGTCCCCTACACGGCGTTCACCCAGCAGGTGTCCGCGGGGAACGTCAAGGACGTCTACACCAAGGGCTATCAGATCCAGGGCAAGCTCAGGAGCGCCCAGCAGGTCCCCGGCCAGGGCGACGCGAAGAAGACCTACACCGCGTTCGAGACGCTGCGTCCCGCCTTCGCCGATGACAAGATCTACACGGAGATGGTCGCGAAGGGCGTCCAGGTCGAGGCCAAGCCGGTGAACGAGGACCGCGGGCTCCTCGCCAACCTGATGCTGTCCCTGCTGCCGACGTTGCTGTTCGTCGGTCTGTGGATCGGCGTGATGGTGTGGCTCCAGCGCCGGATGGCGGGCGGTGGCGGTGGCGGCATCATGGGCGGCTTCGGCCGGTCCCCCAAGCCCGTCCGGCCGGACGAGAAACGCGCCACGTTCGCCGACGTCGCCGGGATCGACGAGGTCGAGGCCGAGCTCAGCGAGATCGTCGGCTTCCTCAAGGACCCCGGCAAGTACCGCCGGATGGGCGCCCGCGTCCCCCGCGGCGTGCTGCTGACCGGCCCGCCCGGCACGGGCAAGACGCTCCTCGCCCGCGCCGTCGCCGGGGAGGCCGACGTCCCGTTCTACTCCGCCGCCGCGTCGGAGTTCATCGAGATGGTCGTCGGCGTCGGCGCCGCCCGCGTCCGCGAGCTTTTCACCGAGGCGCGCAAGACCGCCCCGTCCATCATCTTCATCGACGAGATCGACACCATCGGCCGGACCCGCGGCAGCGGCGCCAGCATGGGCGGGCACGACGAGCGCGAGCAGACCCTCAACCAGATCCTGACCGAGATGGACGGCTTCTCCGGCTCCGAGGGCGTCGTCGTCATCGCCGCGACCAACCGCCCCGACATCCTGGACGCCGCGCTCATGCGCCCCGGCCGGTTCGACCGGCAGGTCGCCGTGTCCCCGCCCGACCTGGAGGGGCGGATCGCGATCCTGCGCGTCCACACCCGTGAGGTGCCGCTCGCCGCCGACGCCGACATCACGGCCGTCGCCAAGATGACGCCGGGCATGACCGGCGCGGAGCTCGCCAACCTCGTCAACGAGGCCGCCCTCCTCGCGGTGAAGCGGGAGAAGGGCGCGGTCGACATGGCCGACTTCCATTCCGCGCTGGAAAAGGTGCAGCTCGGCACCCGCCGGTCCGTGGTCATGCCCTACGAGGAGCGGCGCCGGACCTCCTACCACGAGTCCGGGCACGGCCTGCTCGGCATGCTCCAGCCGGGCGCCGACCCCGTCCGGAAGATCACGATCGTGCCGCACGGCCGCGCGCTGGGCGTCACCGTGTCCACCCCCGAGGGCGACCGGTACGCCTACGACGAGCGCTACCTGCGCGGCCGCATCATCGGCGCGCTCGGCGGGATGGCCGCCGAGGAACTCGTCTTCGGCGTGATCACCACCGGCTCCGAGAGCGACCTGGAGCAGGTCACCAAGATCGCGCGGGGCATGGTGGGCCGCTGGGGCATGTCCCAGCGCGTCGGCCCGCTGTCGATCCTGCCTCCCGACGGCATGGACCCGATGGGCCAGTACGCCGCGCAGGGCACCCTCGACGCGGTCGACCTGGAGGCCCGGCGCATCGTGGACGAGTGCTACTCCGAGGCCCTGGACACCCTCCGCGCCCACCGTGACAAGCTGGACTCCCTCGCCGGCGTCCTCCTCGAACAAGAGACTCTGGACGAGGAGGCCGCCTACGCCGCGGCCGGCATCGTCCGCACCGTCCCGGTCGACATCTCGAAGGTCCCCGGGTGA
- the modA gene encoding molybdate ABC transporter substrate-binding protein, with protein sequence MPDSPGRRRLRAPALLALLALPVLLAGCGGSSGPVTLTVLAASSLTEAFSEMGVAYTQAHPGVRLRFEFGGSQEMAERLSDHDPGDVLVTADAESMREADRYLTGPRPIVAHNSLTIAVGPGNPRRIQGLQDLTRPGLRVVVGAGTVPVGRYTRQVLGRAGLTVRWRSEEISARAVLDRVRAGEADAGLVYITDLASAGAAASSVPIPASLNVTAAYPASAVKDGPHEDAADAFVSWLVTPAAQRLFNKYGFASPGTAR encoded by the coding sequence ATGCCCGACTCCCCCGGTCGGCGGCGTCTCCGGGCGCCCGCCCTGCTCGCCCTCCTCGCCCTGCCGGTCCTCCTGGCGGGCTGCGGCGGGTCGTCCGGGCCGGTGACGCTCACCGTCCTCGCGGCCTCGTCGCTGACGGAGGCGTTCAGCGAGATGGGCGTGGCCTACACGCAGGCGCATCCGGGTGTGCGGCTGCGGTTCGAGTTCGGCGGCTCGCAGGAGATGGCCGAACGGCTGTCCGACCATGATCCCGGTGATGTGCTGGTGACGGCGGACGCGGAGAGCATGCGGGAGGCCGACCGGTACCTGACGGGGCCGCGCCCGATCGTCGCCCACAACTCCCTGACCATCGCGGTCGGGCCGGGGAACCCGCGGCGCATCCAGGGACTCCAGGATCTGACGAGGCCGGGACTGCGGGTCGTGGTCGGCGCCGGGACCGTCCCGGTGGGCCGGTACACGCGGCAGGTGCTGGGACGGGCCGGGCTGACCGTCCGGTGGAGGTCGGAGGAGATCAGCGCGCGCGCCGTGCTGGACCGTGTCCGTGCCGGGGAAGCCGACGCTGGGCTCGTCTACATCACCGACCTGGCCTCCGCCGGGGCCGCTGCGAGCAGCGTCCCCATTCCGGCGAGCCTGAACGTCACGGCGGCGTATCCGGCGTCGGCGGTGAAGGACGGCCCCCACGAGGACGCGGCGGACGCTTTCGTGTCCTGGCTGGTCACGCCCGCCGCGCAGAGGCTGTTCAACAAGTACGGCTTCGCGAGTCCCGGGACGGCGCGCTGA
- a CDS encoding uracil-DNA glycosylase, with product MPLDLMEQLPGDWRERLDPLLDPLATAALEAFVAGEYDGQTIYPPREDLFNAFRHCPFDRARVLILGQDPYHGPGQAHGLSFSVREGVRLPPSLRNIYKELAGDLEIPPATSGDLTRWADQGVLLLNAVLTVRAGDAGSHAGKGWEDFTDAAIRALNDKTDRVVFVLWGAYARKKARLITGPQHTVIESAHPSPLSAKKFFGTRPFSAVNKALVDAGQPEIDWRS from the coding sequence ATGCCCCTCGACCTGATGGAACAGCTGCCCGGCGACTGGCGGGAGCGGCTCGACCCGCTGCTCGACCCGCTCGCCACCGCGGCGCTCGAAGCCTTCGTGGCGGGGGAGTACGACGGGCAGACCATCTACCCGCCGCGCGAGGACCTGTTCAACGCCTTCCGGCACTGCCCCTTCGACCGGGCCCGCGTCCTGATCCTCGGCCAGGACCCCTACCACGGCCCCGGCCAGGCACACGGCCTCAGCTTCAGCGTCCGCGAGGGGGTGCGGCTGCCCCCGTCGCTGCGCAACATCTACAAGGAGCTGGCCGGCGACCTGGAGATCCCGCCCGCCACGTCCGGTGACCTCACCCGCTGGGCCGACCAGGGCGTCCTGCTGCTCAACGCGGTGCTGACCGTCCGCGCCGGCGACGCGGGCTCGCACGCCGGGAAGGGCTGGGAGGACTTCACCGACGCCGCGATCCGCGCCCTCAACGACAAGACCGACCGGGTCGTCTTCGTCCTCTGGGGCGCCTACGCCCGCAAGAAGGCCCGGCTGATCACCGGCCCGCAGCACACCGTGATCGAGTCGGCGCACCCGAGCCCGCTCAGCGCCAAGAAGTTCTTCGGCACCCGCCCCTTCAGCGCCGTGAACAAGGCACTCGTCGACGCAGGCCAACCCGAGATCGACTGGCGGTCCTAA